The proteins below are encoded in one region of Elgaria multicarinata webbii isolate HBS135686 ecotype San Diego chromosome 8, rElgMul1.1.pri, whole genome shotgun sequence:
- the PPP1R3C gene encoding protein phosphatase 1 regulatory subunit 3C, translating into MIQILDPRPLPSSMMPVDVAMRICLARSPPVKNFLNPLDEYQRRNFVDRFKPLRPCLNVKRETESQSSDWKLTAGRAKKRVVFADSKGLSLTAIHVFSEFQENPAWDLQFELLDLEDITAGLKLHEEKNLILGFTQPSADYLDFRNHLQKNFVCLENCTLQERAVSGTVKVKNVSFEKKVRVRITYDSWKTCSDVDCVYMNNVYGDSDNDTFSFAFDMPPAIPAEQKIEFCVYYQSGEHIFWDNHDGQNYKIVHAEWKSDGVQAPASPRKDCMTLKPSRKVHGTGSEQLGSPRISSGFFPEWQSWGRIENSSPYW; encoded by the coding sequence ATGATACAGATCTTGGATCCAAGGCCTCTTCCCAGTTCTATGATGCCTGTTGATGTGGCCATGAGAATATGCTTAGCCCGTTCGCCACCTGTGAAGAATTTTCTCAACCCGCTTGATGAATATCAAAGGAGAAACTTCGTGGACCGATTTAAGCCTCTCAGACCATGCCTGAATGTGAAACGGGAAACGGAGTCCCAAAGCAGTGACTGGAAACTCACTGCTGGACGAGCCAAGAAGAGAGTTGTCTTTGCAGATTCCAAAGGACTCTCTCTGACTGCAATTCATGTATTCTCAGAGTTCCAGGAGAATCCAGCATGGGACCTTCAGTTTGAGTTGTTAGACCTTGAAGACATAACAGCTGGCCTAAAACTACATGAGGAAAAGAACTtgattctgggtttcactcagccTTCAGCTGACTACTTAGACTTCCGGAACCACTTACAGAAGAACTTTGTGTGTCTTGAAAACTGCACCCTCCAAGAAAGGGCTGTGTCTGGGACTGTGAAAGTGAAAAATGTGAGTTTTGAGAAGAAGGTGCGGGTTCGGATCACCTATGATTCATGGAAAACATGTTCCGATGTTGATTGTGTCTACATGAACAATGTGTATGGAGACTCAGACAATGACACTTTCTCCTTTGCTTTTGACATGCCTCCAGCCATTCCCGCTGAACAAAAGATTGAATTTTGCGTGTATTACCAAAGTGGCGAGCATATCTTCTGGGACAATCATGATGGGCAGAACTACAAGATCGTCCATGCAGAATGGAAATCTGATGGAGTCCAAGCACCAGCATCTCCCAGGAAAGACTGCATGACACTCAAACCCTCAAGAAAAGTGCATGGAACAGGCTCTGAACAACTTGGCAGCCCTCGGATATCCAGTGGCTTCTTCCCTGAATGGCAAAGCTGGGGTAGGATTGAAAACTCCTCCCCGTATTGGTGA